A single genomic interval of Spinacia oleracea cultivar Varoflay chromosome 6, BTI_SOV_V1, whole genome shotgun sequence harbors:
- the LOC110784340 gene encoding nucleoporin NUP152, producing the protein MIGTKRRNVSLSSNADDNNPFQSKKAVAESPLGGQAAVVSPSYEVETAATPSLDRRKAVRQHVRALNTEFASWVQSQLRDHPDEVWEDGVRDYLAQASDILEKFTDVVNWLKSNTGGEGKMSSSRTPSNEKKNTQLTNSKELKSGPGLSIFGMSNAKASVIPSSSTQSSFKSSTASAAASWSFGLSASTQALSQSGSTAPATLQSSGVSSDIKSVSPVKTVSFSTSPNFGVASKNQAPTSTTTASFMSSTSSGIFSNSQTPSFGGWNAGTSSSSQTAFTFGNQKSTALNDSAKEDADEDNEPEQPSSPSLKRSEEKGITVVHETKCKLYIKSTDPADKEPWKDKGTGQLFIKCQEGAGKGTKESKPIILVRNDVGRIMLNASIYPGIKANLQNKAIVIILHTMDDSGGDGKAVARTFLIRVKSEAERNKLAETIREHAPAA; encoded by the exons ATGATTGGTACAAAGCGTCGAAACGTTTCATTGAGCTCCAATGCTGATGATAATAACCCT TTTCAAAGTAAAAAGGCCGTAGCAGAATCTCCTTTGGGGGGTCAAGCTGCAGTAGTATCACCATCATATGAAGTGGAAACAGCAGCTACACCGTCATTGGATCGGCGTAAGGCTGTTCGACAACATGTGAGGGCTTTAAATACTGAATTCGCAAG TTGGGTGCAATCTCAGTTGCGGGATCACCCAGATGAAGTCTGGGAAGATGGTGTCAGGGACTACCTAGCTCAGGCTTCGGACATACTG GAAAAGTTTACTGATGTTGTAAACTGGCTAAAATCAAATACTGGTGGTGAAGGTAAAATGTCTAGTTCAAGAACTCCAAGCAATGAGAAGAAAAATACACAACTAACAAACAGCAAGGAACTAAAATCTGGCCCGGGGTTATCTATTTTTGGTATGTCTAATGCTAAAGCAAGCGTCATACCTTCATCCAGCACCCAATCCTCATTTAAAAGCTCAACTGCAAGTGCAGCTGCTTCATGGAGCTTTGGATTATCTGCCAGTACTCAAGCTCTTTCACAGAGTGGGAGTACTGCTCCAGCAACTTTACAGAGCTCTGGAGTATCATCTGATATTAAATCAGTATCACCAGTCAAAACTGTTAGCTTTTCTACTTCGCCTAATTTTGGAGTAGCATCCAAAAATCAAGCACCTACATCAACGACAACTGCTAGCTTTATGAGCTCTACAAGTTCTGGAATATTCTCTAACAGTCAAACACCTTCATTTGGTGGTTGGAATGCTGGAACTTCCTCCAGCAGTCAAACTGCTTTCACGTTTG GGAATCAGAAGTCGACAGCTCTAAATGACAGTGCTAAGGAGGATGCTGATGAAG ATAATGAACCTGAGCAGCCTAGCAGTCCATCTTTGAAAAGGTCTGAAGAGAAGGGTATTACTGTGGTGCATGAAACCAAATGCAAGCTTTATATAAAG TCAACTGATCCAGCTGATAAAGAGCCGTGGAAGGATAAAGGTACTGGTCAGCTCTTCATCAAATGCCAGGAGGGTGCTGGCAAAGGAACCAAGGAATCTAAGCCAATAATCCTTGTTCGTAATGAT GTCGGAAGAATTATGCTTAACGCTTCAATATACCCAGGCATAAAGGCAAATTTGCAGAATAAAGCCATCGTGATCATATTACATACTATG GATGATAGTGGAGGGGACGGTAAAGCAGTTGCCCGTACATTTCTTATAAGAGTAAAGAGCGAAGCGGAACGAAATAAGCTTGCAGAAACGATACGTGAACATGCACCAGCTGCTTAA
- the LOC110784320 gene encoding uncharacterized protein, translated as MALVVSTFCGGEEKERRSSSFRKPWMLKDYLGDDLSSCSSNGFRSFPRRQCCAAVRGIIEKEVIRNGRNNNTKKRMLVKNRSISSTLQRASMAVINAVKLLPFNSPAKNAVDSGEGKRFLPRSFSKKLFRRSFFWKKERSNNVVVVRKKKKDDHDDEIERWISSGVVGKEKYQPSDLSNDTTVTMTSVSNNSDGKSDSSWSDLTFTSDSLTCSSENDTVERREKMEEVSKRVGVIAGEDSVEPAVAKENMWFNEEVEKEQSSPISVLDFPYNNEEEGSSPFTLRVSRLKGTKERLMEKLGRFECLAGLEPINLESLISSQKIEDRSPKHSILPCSTPSYILSSESEEDEEEDEEEEEESHESEVERQAQQLLIITKSRIPSKNYNFELFENVLLDFFRENVTQKANESLLQAAEGWINGHYDTLILGWEVKDKRQAYIKDMEEGGWWPRDTTLETEEVATKLGDEVMAHLIDELMVEYCSS; from the exons atgGCGCTTGTGGTGTCTACTTTTTGCGGCGGCGAAGAGAAGGAGAGGAGGTCGTCGTCATTTAGGAAGCCATGGATGCTGAAAGACTACCTCGGAGACGATTTAAGCTCGTGCTCCTCCAATGGCTTCCGATCGTTTCCTCGCCGACAATGCTGCGCCGCGGTTCGCGGCATTATCGAGAAAGAGGTGATTCGAAACGGACGGAATAACAATACGAAGAAACGAATGCTGGTTAAAAACCGGAGCATTTCGTCGACTCTTCAAAGAGCTTCGATGGCGGTGATTAACGCCGTGAAGCTACTTCCGTTCAATTCCCCGGCGAAAAATGCAGTGGATTCCGGCGAAGGAAAGCGGTTTTTGCCGAGAAGCTTCTCGAAGAAGCTGTTTAGGAGAAGCTTCTTCTGGAAGAAAGAGAGGAGTAATAATGTGGTGGTTGTtagaaagaagaagaaggatgATCATGACGATGAGATCGAACGGTGGATATCGTCTGGTGTTGTTGGGAAAGAGAAGTATCAGCCGTCGGATTTGTCTAATGATACGACGGTTACGATGACGAGTGTCAGTAATAACAGTGACGGTAAAAGTGATTCAAGTTGGTCTGATCTTACGTTTACCTCTGATAGCTTAACCTGCTCCAGTGAAAACGACACcgttgagaggagagagaaaatggaggaGGTCAGCAAAAGAGTTGGCGTCATAGCCGGTGAGGATTCCGTTGAGCCAGCGGTTGCTAAG GAGAATATGTGGTTCAATGAAGAGGTTGAGAAAGAACAATCAAGTCCAATATCCGTCTTGGATTTTCCATACAACAACGAAGAAGAAGGTTCCTCACCCTTCACCCTTAGAGTATCAAGGCTAAAAG GGACTAAAGAAAGGCTTATGGAAAAGCTTGGAAGATTTGAATGTCTAGCAGGACTAGAACCCATTAATCTTGAAAGCCTAATCTCTTCACAAAAGATAGAAGATCGATCACCTAAACATTCAATCCTACCTTGCTCAACACCTAGTTATATTCTGTCTAGTGAAagcgaagaagatgaagaagaagacgaagaggaagaagaagaaagccATGAAAGCGAAGTTGAAAGACAAGCGCAACAACTTCTTATCATTACAAAGTCAAGAATACCATCCAAAAATTATAACTTTGAGCTATTTGAAAATGTACTACTAGATTTCTTTCGCGAAAATGTAACACAAAAGGCAAATGAGTCCTTGTTACAAGCAGCCGAGGGTTGGATAAACGGACATTATGACACATTAATATTAGGGTGGGAAGTGAAGGATAAGAGGCAAGCCTACATTAAGGACATGGAAGAGGGAGGATGGTGGCCTAGAGATACGACGTTAGAAACAGAAGAAGTTGCAACAAAGCTTGGAGATGAGGTTATGGCACATTTGATTGATGAACTTATGGTTGAATATTGCTCTTCCTAG